A single region of the Candidatus Zixiibacteriota bacterium genome encodes:
- a CDS encoding CPBP family intramembrane glutamic endopeptidase yields MLGWASFGGLMSGTSEEIFFRGLLQTFLARAWKSSIRISKLKVPTAGLIAALIFAYAHMEINFTPFSVDFSTLQVTLAFILGVFYSIAYERTRSLIAPVVSHNFANLVQYLIAGLTLALYS; encoded by the coding sequence CTGCTAGGCTGGGCTTCCTTTGGGGGCCTGATGAGCGGGACCTCAGAAGAGATATTCTTTCGCGGTCTCTTGCAGACTTTCCTGGCGCGGGCTTGGAAGAGCTCAATCAGGATATCAAAGTTGAAGGTGCCAACCGCAGGTCTGATCGCCGCGCTTATTTTCGCCTACGCGCACATGGAGATCAATTTCACTCCATTCTCTGTGGACTTCAGCACCCTGCAGGTCACGTTGGCGTTTATCCTCGGCGTCTTTTACAGCATTGCCTACGAGCGAACCAGAAGTCTGATTGCGCCCGTCGTGAGTCACAACTTCGCAAACCTCGTCCAGTATCTTATTGCTGGCCTCACGCTGGCGCTCTACTCTTAG